The following are encoded together in the Phenylobacterium sp. NIBR 498073 genome:
- a CDS encoding GAF domain-containing protein has protein sequence MDDEGIPNVSYLSQVHYVDDEHVALSNQFFSKTARNVELTGQATVLVVDGRTGQQYELDLVFERAVQSGDTFSRIDAQIRATGAREGPGVPWLLRSADIYRVRGCQLVPAQPEPPAAELLRQDSGALLAAAARLAMRLAKTSDPDAMIDAMLDGLQRELGYTNVIVLLADEECGRLTTIGSRGYSLGGVGSEARIGEGAIGVAAASARPIRISDMSRGRRYAAAVGGEAGERVIPLPGLTEPQSQLAAPMISNGRVQGVLFAEDARRFRFTHADEDALAMVALQLAGGLRLSEAEAPGVRRDGQARAPAGRPFHVRYHSFDDSLFIDDVYLIKGVPGRLLFHLLKLHAESGRTDFSNRELRLDGALRLPELKDNLEARLILLRRRLDEKEAPVRITRPERGLIHLELARPPRLEVVA, from the coding sequence TTGGACGACGAGGGCATTCCAAACGTCTCGTACCTGTCGCAGGTCCACTACGTCGACGACGAGCACGTCGCGCTTTCGAACCAATTCTTCTCCAAGACCGCACGCAACGTAGAGCTGACCGGACAAGCGACGGTCCTCGTGGTCGACGGCCGCACCGGCCAGCAGTACGAGCTCGACCTCGTGTTCGAACGCGCGGTCCAGTCCGGCGACACCTTCTCGAGGATCGACGCGCAGATCCGCGCGACCGGCGCCCGGGAAGGCCCCGGCGTGCCGTGGCTGCTGCGCAGCGCGGACATCTATCGGGTGCGCGGCTGCCAGCTGGTCCCGGCTCAGCCTGAACCGCCGGCCGCCGAGTTGCTCCGGCAAGATAGCGGCGCGCTGCTCGCGGCGGCGGCTCGCCTGGCGATGCGCCTGGCCAAGACCAGTGATCCCGATGCGATGATCGACGCCATGCTCGACGGCCTTCAGCGGGAGCTAGGCTACACGAACGTCATTGTCCTGCTGGCCGATGAGGAGTGCGGCCGGCTGACGACCATCGGCAGCCGCGGATACAGCCTCGGCGGCGTCGGATCGGAGGCGCGCATTGGGGAAGGCGCGATTGGCGTCGCGGCCGCGAGCGCGCGTCCCATCCGCATCAGCGACATGAGCCGGGGTCGGCGATACGCCGCGGCGGTGGGCGGCGAGGCCGGCGAGCGCGTGATTCCGCTTCCTGGCCTGACCGAACCGCAGAGCCAGCTCGCCGCCCCGATGATCAGCAACGGTCGGGTCCAGGGCGTGCTGTTCGCCGAAGACGCCCGGCGTTTCCGCTTCACCCATGCGGACGAAGACGCCCTGGCCATGGTGGCGTTGCAGCTGGCCGGCGGCCTGCGTCTGTCGGAGGCCGAGGCCCCCGGCGTGCGGCGGGACGGACAGGCGCGCGCGCCGGCGGGCCGGCCGTTCCACGTCCGCTACCACAGCTTCGACGACAGCCTGTTCATCGACGACGTCTACCTGATCAAGGGCGTGCCCGGTCGACTGCTGTTCCATCTCCTGAAGCTCCATGCCGAGTCCGGGCGAACCGACTTCAGCAACCGTGAACTTCGCCTGGACGGCGCCCTTCGCCTGCCGGAACTGAAGGACAATCTGGAGGCCCGGCTCATCCTGCTCCGCCGGCGCCTCGACGAGAAGGAGGCGCCGGTTCGGATCACCCGCCCGGAGCGGGGCCTGATCCATCTCGAACTGGCGCGCCCCCCGCGCCTCGAGGTGGTGGCCTAG
- a CDS encoding DUF805 domain-containing protein, with protein MDLKEIDWQTLYLSGQGRIGRAQFWIGAAGLICVGLVAGLIPVVGVLASLALIYPWACLTAKRLHDFGRSGLLVLVAAVPAVVAGVFSLVTALAASNLSTLGMALAGASLSLAVSTVALLVSLGFVLWVGLKPGHEAPNSYGARV; from the coding sequence ATGGATCTCAAGGAGATCGATTGGCAGACGCTGTATCTGTCGGGGCAGGGTCGCATCGGCCGGGCGCAGTTCTGGATCGGTGCGGCGGGATTGATCTGTGTCGGCCTCGTCGCGGGCCTGATCCCGGTGGTCGGCGTTCTGGCCTCGCTGGCGCTGATCTACCCGTGGGCCTGCCTGACGGCCAAGCGGCTGCACGATTTCGGTCGCTCCGGGCTACTGGTGCTGGTTGCGGCGGTTCCGGCAGTGGTCGCCGGGGTCTTCAGCCTGGTCACCGCCCTGGCGGCGAGCAACCTCAGTACGCTGGGCATGGCGTTGGCCGGCGCGAGCCTGTCGCTCGCGGTCTCCACTGTGGCGCTGCTCGTCTCGCTCGGCTTCGTGCTTTGGGTTGGCCTCAAGCCCGGACACGAGGCCCCAAACAGCTACGGAGCCCGTGTGTAG
- a CDS encoding MHYT domain-containing protein → MEILGLCFSSRVDGVATGHDGALVVISYLVAAVASFTALDMAERLNSAQGPARRFWHLGAAGVLGGGVWSMHFIAMLAYRTPFKVEYDPGLTILSGAIAMIATAGGLKAIADSGGWRGILTGGTLVGLGVAVMHYMGMEAMRLPGEVYYRPGFFALSVLIAVAAASVALWLVVNLRTARQRGAAAVVMAAAICGMHFTAMAGTVIVAGPGQAADGELVSGSLLSATIVACTALILTIGLMCAYIDRRLEARSLAEAERLRALNGQLESAVQLRTADLTSALAALDEQRRRAEDANRAKSDFLANMSHELRTPLNAVIGFADILRMRGSEPLTGRQSEAVEQIHTAGRHLLALIEEVLDFAKIESGKVSVSIEAVDPQEVAEALAGTFRPMADRAGISVTIAAPEAELAVRADHLRLKQVLANLISNAIKYNRPRGSVEVAAQAQGERVLISVRDTGLGIPTGRMADLFEPFERLGREGSGVEGAGLGLALTRRLVEAMGGKLHVESLEGVGSTFIVDLPAAEPAQVAAREEDRRSAVVGKAPDAVVLYIEDNASNIRLMRHIAEALGSLDLHVAELPMEGLELAAALRPDVILLDINLPGMDGFQVKTRLEADPATRDIPVIAISANVLSETVTRGKTSGFHGYLTKPINIEALVAAISAAVEPTPPTAISA, encoded by the coding sequence GTGGAAATTCTCGGGCTCTGCTTCAGCAGTCGTGTCGACGGGGTCGCGACCGGCCACGACGGCGCCTTGGTGGTGATCTCCTATCTCGTGGCCGCCGTGGCCTCGTTCACCGCCCTGGACATGGCCGAGCGGTTGAACTCGGCCCAGGGCCCGGCCCGGCGGTTCTGGCATCTCGGCGCGGCCGGGGTGCTGGGCGGCGGGGTCTGGTCGATGCACTTCATCGCCATGCTGGCCTACCGCACGCCGTTCAAGGTCGAGTACGACCCGGGGCTGACCATCCTGTCGGGCGCGATCGCCATGATCGCCACGGCCGGCGGGCTGAAGGCGATCGCCGACAGCGGCGGCTGGCGGGGCATCCTGACCGGCGGGACCCTGGTCGGGCTGGGCGTGGCGGTCATGCACTATATGGGCATGGAGGCGATGCGGCTGCCGGGCGAGGTCTACTACCGGCCCGGCTTCTTCGCGCTGTCGGTGCTGATCGCGGTGGCCGCGGCGAGCGTGGCCCTGTGGCTGGTGGTCAACCTGCGCACGGCGCGCCAGCGCGGCGCGGCGGCGGTGGTGATGGCCGCGGCGATCTGCGGCATGCACTTCACCGCCATGGCCGGCACCGTGATCGTCGCCGGTCCGGGGCAGGCGGCGGACGGCGAGCTGGTCTCCGGCTCGCTGCTGTCGGCGACCATCGTGGCCTGCACGGCGCTGATCCTGACGATCGGGCTGATGTGCGCCTATATCGACCGGCGGCTGGAGGCGCGCTCGCTGGCAGAGGCCGAGCGGCTGCGGGCGCTCAACGGCCAGCTGGAGTCGGCGGTGCAACTGCGGACCGCCGACCTGACCAGCGCCCTGGCCGCGCTCGATGAGCAGCGCCGGCGGGCCGAGGACGCCAATCGCGCTAAGTCCGACTTCCTGGCCAATATGAGTCACGAGCTGCGCACACCGCTGAACGCGGTGATCGGGTTCGCCGACATCCTGCGCATGCGCGGCAGCGAGCCGCTGACCGGACGCCAGTCCGAGGCGGTCGAGCAGATCCACACCGCCGGGCGCCACCTGCTGGCGCTGATCGAGGAGGTGCTGGACTTCGCCAAGATCGAGAGCGGCAAGGTCTCGGTGTCGATCGAGGCGGTCGATCCGCAGGAGGTCGCCGAGGCCCTGGCCGGGACCTTCCGGCCGATGGCCGACCGCGCCGGGATCAGCGTGACGATCGCCGCGCCCGAGGCCGAGCTGGCGGTGCGGGCCGACCACCTGCGGCTCAAGCAGGTGCTGGCCAACCTGATCTCCAACGCCATCAAGTACAACCGCCCGCGCGGCTCGGTGGAGGTGGCCGCCCAGGCGCAAGGCGAGCGGGTGCTGATCAGCGTCCGCGACACCGGGCTGGGCATTCCGACCGGGCGGATGGCCGACCTGTTCGAGCCCTTTGAGCGGCTGGGCCGCGAGGGGTCTGGCGTGGAGGGCGCGGGGCTCGGCCTGGCTCTGACCCGCCGGCTGGTCGAGGCGATGGGCGGCAAGCTCCACGTCGAAAGCCTGGAGGGCGTCGGCTCGACCTTCATCGTCGACCTGCCCGCGGCCGAGCCGGCCCAGGTCGCCGCCCGCGAGGAGGACCGCCGCAGCGCGGTCGTCGGCAAGGCCCCTGACGCGGTGGTGCTCTACATCGAGGACAACGCCTCGAACATCCGGCTGATGCGCCACATCGCCGAGGCGCTGGGCAGCCTGGACCTGCACGTCGCCGAACTGCCGATGGAAGGGCTGGAGCTTGCCGCGGCCCTGCGCCCAGACGTCATCCTGCTGGACATCAACCTGCCGGGCATGGACGGATTCCAGGTCAAGACGCGGCTGGAGGCCGACCCCGCCACCCGGGACATCCCGGTGATCGCCATCTCGGCCAACGTGCTGTCCGAGACCGTGACCCGCGGCAAGACGTCGGGCTTCCACGGCTACCTGACCAAGCCGATCAACATCGAGGCCCTGGTCGCGGCGATCTCCGCGGCCGTCGAGCCCACGCCGCCGACGGCGATCAGCGCTTAG
- a CDS encoding ATP-binding protein gives MARDWTIGPRARGALRYLAAFGMVAVSTAVAEVIYRVFDTDRLSMVFLAGVLVAAVTLGPGPAYFAAAVAFLVYDIYLVEPRFQFTMTSAEDFLVLLVFLAVAVLTGGLAGRLREAQRRAEARARTSGALFRASEEFSASGHEDAVRQALAHRIAETGREAVVFENGRWWSAPAGVEPPEPLAAAAADPLAQVAPGQVDAWRLRPLRADGQALGLAAWRSTGRLHADDDERLVDVLVDMAGAAIARSRLSGARAEIQARERTDQLRHALLSSISHDLRTPLAAILASASSLREFGDRFDAAVRDDLTLTIQEEAERLNLFVGNLLNMTKLEAGALSIEPVSFGMSEVVGRVVQRLGKRAGDRELVAGAGGDDLAALGDPILTEQALANVVENAVRFSPNGARIEVCARRADGQVVVEVQDEGPGVPDADLARIFDKFYRSPATAAGQQGTGLGLSITRGLVEAMGGAVEARARDDGRPGLVVALRFPGARP, from the coding sequence ATGGCGCGGGATTGGACAATCGGCCCACGGGCGCGCGGCGCGCTGCGCTATCTGGCGGCCTTCGGCATGGTCGCCGTGTCGACCGCCGTGGCCGAGGTGATCTACCGCGTCTTCGACACCGACCGCCTGTCGATGGTGTTCCTGGCCGGCGTCCTGGTCGCCGCCGTCACCCTGGGGCCTGGGCCGGCCTATTTCGCCGCCGCCGTCGCCTTCCTGGTCTACGACATCTACCTGGTCGAGCCGCGCTTCCAGTTCACCATGACCTCGGCCGAGGATTTCCTGGTGCTGCTGGTGTTCCTGGCGGTGGCGGTGCTGACCGGCGGGCTGGCCGGCCGCCTGCGCGAGGCCCAGCGCCGGGCCGAGGCGCGGGCGCGGACCTCCGGGGCGCTGTTCCGGGCGAGCGAGGAATTCTCCGCCTCCGGCCACGAGGACGCCGTGCGCCAGGCGCTGGCGCACCGGATCGCCGAGACCGGCCGCGAGGCTGTGGTGTTCGAGAACGGCCGCTGGTGGAGCGCCCCGGCCGGGGTCGAGCCGCCCGAGCCGCTGGCCGCCGCCGCCGCCGACCCCTTGGCCCAGGTCGCGCCCGGCCAGGTCGACGCCTGGCGGCTTAGGCCGTTGCGCGCCGATGGCCAGGCCCTGGGGCTGGCGGCCTGGCGTTCGACCGGACGGCTGCACGCCGACGACGACGAGCGGCTGGTCGACGTGCTGGTCGATATGGCCGGCGCGGCCATCGCCCGCTCGCGGCTGTCGGGGGCGCGGGCCGAGATCCAGGCGCGGGAGCGGACCGACCAACTGCGTCACGCGCTGCTGTCGTCGATCTCGCACGACCTGCGCACGCCGCTGGCGGCGATCCTGGCCTCGGCCAGCAGCCTGCGGGAATTCGGCGACCGCTTCGACGCGGCGGTGCGCGACGACCTGACCCTGACCATCCAGGAGGAGGCCGAACGGCTGAACCTGTTCGTCGGCAACCTGCTCAACATGACCAAGCTGGAGGCCGGGGCGCTGAGCATCGAGCCAGTGAGCTTCGGGATGAGCGAAGTGGTGGGCCGGGTCGTGCAGCGGCTGGGCAAGCGCGCGGGCGACCGCGAGCTGGTCGCGGGCGCCGGCGGCGACGATCTGGCGGCGCTGGGCGACCCGATCCTGACCGAGCAGGCGCTGGCCAATGTGGTCGAGAACGCCGTCCGCTTTTCGCCGAACGGCGCGCGGATCGAGGTCTGTGCGCGGCGCGCCGACGGCCAGGTCGTGGTCGAGGTCCAGGATGAGGGCCCTGGGGTGCCGGACGCCGATCTGGCGAGGATCTTCGACAAGTTCTACCGCTCGCCGGCCACGGCGGCGGGCCAGCAGGGAACGGGCCTGGGCCTCTCGATCACCCGCGGCCTGGTCGAGGCGATGGGCGGCGCCGTCGAGGCGCGGGCGCGGGACGACGGGCGGCCGGGCCTGGTGGTGGCGCTGCGGTTTCCGGGAGCACGGCCATGA
- a CDS encoding heme-dependent oxidative N-demethylase subunit alpha family protein: protein MSLRHAPFEEAADFTIGLRPIAEADWLEGGEADPAARKDPLAAAHRDIVWGETEGSCPGQAEAAELVAAALGALLEGGDLPPLLAAARRTPDDLVLMEKTHGEWRVSALSLCAPTFFTAHEVLGRALGDIHRPVQGFERRFLTRVVRIFDGLRPGLVLERRNWSVVNSPETFTPQSAPIRARIGDIDPARAGAELFVRVERQTLRRLPRTGGALFTIRVWLSPLDELAGDPPRLAAFARAWGEATADFRVYKRLELYDGLVAGFLRGHGLPTRPGKL from the coding sequence ATGAGCCTCCGCCACGCCCCCTTCGAGGAGGCCGCGGACTTCACGATCGGCCTGCGTCCCATCGCCGAAGCCGACTGGCTGGAAGGCGGCGAGGCCGATCCCGCCGCCCGCAAGGACCCGCTGGCGGCCGCCCACCGCGACATCGTCTGGGGCGAAACCGAGGGCTCCTGCCCCGGCCAGGCCGAGGCCGCCGAACTGGTCGCCGCCGCGCTCGGCGCTCTGCTGGAGGGCGGGGACCTGCCGCCGCTGCTGGCCGCCGCGCGGCGCACGCCCGACGACCTGGTGCTGATGGAGAAGACGCATGGCGAATGGCGGGTCAGCGCGCTGTCGCTCTGCGCCCCGACCTTCTTCACCGCCCATGAGGTGCTCGGCCGCGCGCTCGGCGACATCCACCGTCCCGTGCAAGGCTTCGAGCGCCGCTTCCTGACCCGCGTCGTGCGCATCTTCGACGGGCTTCGGCCGGGCCTGGTGCTGGAGCGCCGCAACTGGAGCGTCGTGAACTCCCCCGAGACCTTCACCCCGCAATCGGCCCCCATCCGCGCGCGGATCGGCGACATCGACCCGGCCCGCGCCGGCGCCGAACTGTTCGTGCGGGTCGAACGCCAGACCCTGCGACGGTTGCCGCGCACCGGCGGGGCGCTGTTCACCATCAGGGTGTGGCTCTCGCCGCTCGACGAGCTGGCGGGCGATCCGCCACGGCTCGCCGCCTTCGCCCGCGCCTGGGGCGAGGCGACTGCCGACTTCCGCGTCTACAAGCGGCTGGAGCTCTACGATGGGCTGGTCGCGGGATTTCTCCGCGGCCACGGCTTGCCGACCCGGCCGGGCAAGCTCTAG
- a CDS encoding 2OG-Fe(II) oxygenase, producing the protein MQTGQAAPWFTAPTPSVPNFSFSSLGGRFVLLAFLPSEPIARQQALAAMQAHQALYDGANLVAFGVLRDPDAIAQAKDRPGVMWFLDRGGAVSRAYGALSPQGEETPYWCVLDPSLRVLISGTMDQTEQVFAALRTLPSPGDHAGTPLHAPVLVVPRVFDPEMCRRLIAFYDRQGGVRSGTMRQVGDKTVPVIDGFKSRSDATIEDLAFRDELRARIETRLLRQIHRAFQFNATRIERYIVACYDADDENGGYFRPHRDNTTTGTAHRRFACSINLNAEEFEGGDLRFPEFGPKTYRPPTGGAVVFSCSLLHEATPVTRGRRYAFLPFFFDEAGEVIRQKNLHTLQVDDDKPASAAS; encoded by the coding sequence ATGCAGACCGGACAAGCCGCGCCCTGGTTCACGGCCCCGACGCCCAGCGTCCCCAACTTCAGTTTCTCCAGCCTCGGCGGCCGCTTCGTGCTGCTCGCCTTCCTGCCGAGCGAGCCGATCGCGCGCCAGCAGGCCCTGGCCGCCATGCAGGCTCACCAGGCGCTCTACGACGGGGCCAACCTGGTCGCCTTCGGGGTGCTGCGCGATCCTGACGCCATCGCCCAGGCCAAGGATCGCCCCGGCGTGATGTGGTTCCTCGACCGCGGCGGCGCGGTCAGCCGCGCCTATGGGGCGTTGTCGCCGCAGGGGGAGGAGACGCCGTACTGGTGCGTGCTCGACCCGAGCCTGCGGGTGCTGATCTCCGGGACCATGGACCAGACTGAGCAGGTGTTCGCCGCCCTGCGCACCCTGCCGTCGCCCGGCGACCACGCCGGTACGCCGCTGCACGCCCCGGTGCTGGTCGTGCCGCGGGTGTTCGACCCCGAGATGTGCCGACGGCTGATCGCCTTCTATGACCGCCAGGGCGGCGTGCGTTCGGGCACCATGCGCCAGGTCGGCGACAAGACCGTCCCGGTGATCGACGGCTTCAAGAGCCGCAGCGACGCGACCATCGAAGACCTGGCGTTCCGCGACGAGCTGCGCGCCCGGATCGAGACCCGGCTGCTGCGCCAGATCCATCGCGCCTTCCAGTTCAACGCCACCCGCATCGAACGCTACATCGTCGCCTGTTACGACGCCGACGACGAGAACGGCGGCTACTTCCGCCCGCACCGCGACAACACCACCACCGGCACCGCGCACCGCAGGTTCGCTTGCTCGATCAACCTCAATGCCGAGGAGTTCGAGGGCGGCGATCTGCGGTTCCCGGAGTTCGGCCCCAAGACCTACCGCCCGCCGACCGGCGGGGCGGTGGTGTTCTCCTGCTCGCTGCTGCACGAGGCGACGCCGGTCACCCGCGGCCGCCGCTACGCGTTCCTGCCGTTCTTCTTCGACGAGGCCGGCGAGGTCATCCGCCAGAAGAACCTGCACACCCTGCAGGTCGACGACGACAAGCCGGCGTCGGCCGCGTCCTAA
- a CDS encoding DUF3617 family protein, whose translation MQCKTLIAAAALALGLPAAAAVAQTSLLPGYYEIVTRIAGDPEPDVQHECLTAAEAKTQTLEQVLAEWTEGRCDYAQRQISGGRFVLAGACTLDGSKTTFHHTGTYTPTSFSANLSSRTMVAGKPMDVKIATTSRRVAAACPARR comes from the coding sequence ATGCAGTGCAAGACCTTGATCGCGGCCGCCGCCCTGGCGCTCGGCCTCCCAGCGGCTGCGGCCGTCGCGCAGACGAGCCTTCTTCCCGGCTACTATGAGATCGTCACCCGCATCGCCGGCGACCCCGAGCCTGACGTCCAGCATGAGTGCCTGACCGCCGCCGAGGCCAAGACCCAAACCCTCGAGCAGGTGCTGGCCGAATGGACCGAAGGCCGGTGCGACTACGCTCAGCGGCAGATCAGCGGCGGCAGGTTCGTGCTGGCCGGCGCGTGTACGCTCGACGGCTCCAAGACGACGTTCCACCACACCGGGACCTACACGCCGACCTCCTTCAGCGCCAACCTGAGCTCGCGGACCATGGTCGCCGGGAAGCCGATGGACGTGAAGATCGCCACGACCAGCCGGCGCGTCGCCGCCGCCTGTCCGGCCCGTCGCTGA
- a CDS encoding zinc-finger domain-containing protein, translating into MPAKGAHTPDLPPSEVVVVRSGRVACDGVGGALGHPRVWLEMGEATFVECPYCDRRFVLPDGSEGPEDERLAPGVYEGPHVH; encoded by the coding sequence ATGCCCGCCAAGGGCGCCCATACGCCGGACCTGCCGCCGTCGGAAGTGGTGGTGGTTCGCTCGGGCCGGGTCGCCTGCGACGGCGTCGGCGGCGCGCTCGGCCACCCGCGCGTCTGGCTGGAGATGGGCGAGGCGACCTTCGTCGAATGCCCCTACTGCGACCGCCGCTTCGTGCTGCCTGACGGCTCGGAAGGCCCCGAGGACGAGCGCCTGGCCCCCGGCGTCTACGAAGGCCCGCACGTCCACTGA
- a CDS encoding ABC transporter ATP-binding protein yields the protein MDLPEFAIEAEGVVKIYPATKTAPQMHALRGLDLKIPRGSIFGLLGPNGAGKSTFINTLAGLTKKTSGTVRIWGRDIDQRPRDARAAIGVVPQEIAADPFFTPRESLEVQAGMYGVPAAERRTMELLNALGLGDKAGAYVRQLSGGMKRRLMVAKAMVHNPPVLILDEPTAGVDVELRRQLWNYVVELNRKGVTIVLTTHYLEEAQELCDQIAIVNRGEVVACEPTSSLLRRLDTRNVVVTPEEPLMVAPELPGFETKPRAGGAFQVTYRTGQSSVEQVLAAVRATGLHIKDIATEDPDLEDVFVSLTTAGA from the coding sequence ATGGACCTACCTGAGTTCGCCATCGAGGCCGAAGGCGTCGTGAAGATCTACCCGGCGACCAAGACCGCGCCGCAGATGCACGCCCTGCGCGGGCTGGACCTGAAGATCCCGCGAGGATCGATCTTCGGGCTGCTGGGCCCCAACGGCGCCGGCAAATCGACCTTCATCAACACCCTGGCCGGGCTGACCAAGAAGACATCCGGCACGGTGCGGATCTGGGGCCGCGACATCGACCAGCGCCCGCGCGACGCGCGGGCCGCGATCGGGGTGGTGCCGCAGGAGATCGCCGCCGACCCGTTCTTCACCCCGCGCGAGTCGCTGGAGGTGCAGGCCGGCATGTACGGGGTGCCGGCGGCCGAGCGCCGGACCATGGAGCTGCTGAACGCGCTCGGTCTCGGCGACAAGGCCGGGGCCTATGTGCGCCAGCTGTCGGGCGGCATGAAGCGCCGCCTGATGGTCGCCAAGGCCATGGTGCACAACCCGCCGGTGCTGATCCTCGACGAGCCGACCGCCGGGGTCGACGTCGAGCTGCGCCGCCAGCTGTGGAACTATGTGGTCGAGCTGAACCGCAAGGGCGTGACCATCGTCCTGACCACGCACTACCTGGAGGAAGCCCAGGAGCTCTGCGACCAGATCGCCATCGTCAATCGCGGCGAGGTGGTGGCCTGCGAGCCGACCTCCAGCCTGCTGCGCCGGCTCGACACCCGCAACGTGGTGGTGACGCCCGAGGAGCCGCTGATGGTCGCGCCCGAGCTGCCGGGCTTCGAGACCAAGCCGCGGGCGGGCGGAGCCTTCCAGGTCACCTACCGGACCGGCCAGTCGAGCGTCGAGCAGGTGCTGGCCGCGGTGCGCGCCACCGGCCTGCACATCAAGGACATCGCCACCGAGGATCCGGACCTGGAGGACGTCTTCGTCTCGCTGACCACCGCCGGCGCCTGA
- a CDS encoding isocitrate lyase/phosphoenolpyruvate mutase family protein — translation MSQAAAFKQLHAGPQILVLPNAWDAASAALMEDAGAQAVATSSAAVAWAHGYADGDLLPVPTLLAAIGEIARVLKVPLTADIEGGYSDDLQTLAETVKGVIGAGAVGINLEDGVRAPDLHARKIEAARKAAGQAGVALFVNARTDVYLRGLAQGEAALAETLRRAELYRAAGADGIFVPGPVDDALLGTLARQIALPLNVMGRGGAPSAARLQALGVRRLSSATAPFRAAYAALGRAMSAFLESGDADALAQAGQGLTDLNKRFG, via the coding sequence ATGAGCCAAGCTGCCGCTTTCAAGCAACTCCACGCGGGTCCGCAGATCCTCGTGCTGCCCAACGCGTGGGACGCCGCCAGCGCGGCGCTGATGGAGGACGCCGGCGCCCAGGCCGTCGCCACCTCCTCCGCCGCGGTCGCCTGGGCCCACGGCTACGCCGACGGCGACCTGCTGCCGGTCCCGACCCTGCTGGCGGCCATCGGCGAGATCGCCCGCGTGCTGAAGGTCCCGCTGACCGCCGACATCGAGGGCGGCTATTCCGACGACCTGCAAACCCTCGCCGAGACGGTCAAGGGCGTGATCGGCGCCGGCGCGGTCGGGATCAACCTCGAGGACGGCGTCCGCGCCCCGGACCTGCACGCCCGCAAGATCGAGGCGGCCCGCAAGGCCGCCGGCCAGGCGGGCGTGGCCCTGTTCGTCAACGCCCGCACCGACGTCTATCTGCGCGGCCTGGCGCAGGGCGAGGCGGCGCTGGCCGAAACCCTGCGCCGGGCGGAACTCTACCGCGCCGCCGGCGCCGACGGGATCTTCGTGCCCGGCCCGGTCGACGACGCCCTGCTCGGGACCCTGGCGCGCCAGATCGCCCTGCCGCTCAACGTCATGGGCCGTGGCGGCGCGCCGAGCGCTGCGCGGCTGCAGGCGCTGGGCGTGCGGCGGCTGTCCTCGGCCACCGCCCCGTTCCGCGCCGCCTACGCCGCGCTCGGCCGCGCGATGAGCGCGTTTCTTGAAAGCGGCGACGCTGACGCCCTGGCACAGGCCGGTCAGGGACTCACCGACCTCAACAAACGCTTCGGCTAA
- a CDS encoding VanZ family protein, which yields MDMHTFFSFIPRPLRVAIFGAAVSVILYLTLAPTNDVPGAKLVWDKAAHAIAFGLLVVIGLLMSTHRRKTVIACVWGLSAGIEVAQALMPFGRQGDWIDLFADTVGIVIGVGLWALARRFKPR from the coding sequence ATGGACATGCACACCTTCTTCTCGTTCATCCCGCGGCCCCTGCGCGTGGCGATCTTCGGCGCCGCGGTAAGCGTGATCCTCTACCTGACCCTGGCCCCCACCAACGATGTTCCGGGCGCCAAGCTGGTCTGGGACAAGGCCGCCCACGCCATCGCCTTCGGCCTGCTGGTCGTCATCGGCCTGTTGATGTCGACCCATCGGCGCAAGACGGTGATCGCCTGCGTCTGGGGGCTGTCGGCCGGGATCGAGGTCGCGCAGGCGCTGATGCCGTTCGGCCGCCAGGGCGACTGGATCGACCTCTTCGCCGACACCGTCGGCATCGTGATCGGCGTCGGGCTCTGGGCGCTGGCGCGCCGCTTCAAGCCGCGATGA
- a CDS encoding response regulator transcription factor, whose product MSLAHLLLVDDEQQILRALRPALSAAGYEVATAETGGEALAYLASEPCDVVILDLGLPDMDGKEVIARIREWSEAPILVLSARDLEHEKIAALDQGADDFINKPFGVGELLARIRASLRGRERRFSAHAVFRSGDLEVNFATRRVAVMGEEMRLTPREYDLLKTLARYGGRVVTHRQLIAAVWGPDAQVDAQFVRVLVAQLRQKIEEEPSTPKILLTEPGIGYRLTPEDEA is encoded by the coding sequence ATGAGTCTCGCGCACCTGCTGCTGGTCGACGACGAACAGCAGATCCTGCGGGCCCTGCGCCCGGCGCTGAGCGCGGCCGGCTATGAGGTGGCCACCGCCGAGACCGGCGGCGAGGCGCTGGCGTACCTCGCCAGCGAGCCGTGCGACGTGGTGATCCTCGACCTCGGCCTGCCCGACATGGACGGCAAGGAGGTCATCGCCCGCATCCGCGAATGGTCGGAAGCCCCGATCCTGGTGCTGTCGGCCCGCGACCTGGAGCACGAGAAGATCGCCGCCCTCGACCAGGGGGCCGACGACTTCATCAACAAGCCCTTCGGGGTCGGCGAGCTGCTGGCTCGGATCCGGGCTTCGCTGCGCGGGCGCGAGCGGCGGTTCTCGGCCCATGCGGTGTTCCGCAGCGGCGACCTGGAGGTCAATTTCGCCACCCGCCGCGTGGCGGTGATGGGCGAGGAGATGCGGCTGACCCCGCGCGAGTACGACCTCCTGAAAACCCTGGCGCGCTACGGCGGGCGGGTGGTCACCCACCGCCAGCTGATCGCCGCGGTGTGGGGGCCGGACGCCCAGGTCGACGCGCAGTTCGTGCGGGTGCTGGTCGCCCAGCTGCGCCAGAAGATCGAGGAAGAGCCCTCGACCCCGAAGATCCTGCTGACCGAGCCGGGGATCGGCTACCGGCTGACCCCGGAAGACGAGGCCTGA